The Salminus brasiliensis chromosome 3, fSalBra1.hap2, whole genome shotgun sequence genome contains a region encoding:
- the aard gene encoding alanine and arginine-rich domain-containing protein: MNPETQYEDSVSIMVLENIKNKLLHAFRTTAEPRTSPESSADPFSTSRSLQANEELRRAKIDGAISWLRSELLEMRSQDRQLAQTLLGLNTEIQRLRRESDPVLLDTNSGGQQ, translated from the exons ATGAACCCGGAGACTCAGTACGAGGACTCTGTGTCCATTATGGTTCTGGAGAACATCAAGAACAAACTTCTGCATGCCTTCAGAACAACAGCAGAGCCAAGAACCTCTCCAGAGAGCAGCGCAGATCCCTTCAGCACCAGCAGAAGTCTCCAGGCTAATGAAGAACTTCGCAGAGCCAAGATAGATGGAGCGATTAGCTGGCTACGGTCAGAGCTG CTGGAGATGCGCTCACAGGACCGGCAGCTGGCTCAGACACTGCTCGGACTTAACACTGAGATCCAGAGACTGCGACGGGAGAGCGACCCAGTTCTACTGGACACTAACAGTGGTGGTCAGCAATGA